The following coding sequences lie in one Apium graveolens cultivar Ventura chromosome 3, ASM990537v1, whole genome shotgun sequence genomic window:
- the LOC141713375 gene encoding putative callose synthase 8 isoform X2: protein MSSSSEIVVAEPFYECASSSSSSSYNREYVSRDTRPFTRSITYGRDYTAEPFDSEKLPVTLVSEIQRFLRVANLIEFDNPRVAYICRFHAFEVAHNLDRNSSGRGVRQFKTSLLQRLEQDEEVTIRKRKEKSDIRELKRVFHYYKDYIIKHGGDCNLEHRQRLIKYRAIASVLREVLDTVTNAAGSQALADGDTVRAKSDFYVPYNILPLDQGGVHQAIMQLPEIKFSVAAVRNVRGLPFIEDLKRRVAHIDLFDWLQFCFGFQKGNISNQREHLILLLANTHIRQSNKQAHVPKLGDGALDDLMKTFFKNYTEWCKFLERKSNIRLPYLKQEAQQYKILYIGLYLLIWGEAANLRFMPECLCYIFHHMAYELHSMLIDAVSMTGEKLMPAYGGDSESFLKNIVSPIYKVIQEEAMKSNNGTTDHSKWRNYDDLNEYFWSPECFQMGWPMRQDHDFFCVNIKEPKLKKAQAPTETTEEDNWEGNADEETGAASDEGRKPKWLGKTNFVEVRSFLQIFRSFDRMWSFLILSLQAMIMMASNDMESPLQVFDTHILEDVMSIFITSAVLKLIQAVLDISFTWNARCTMHSSQLKKKVLKMVVAMIWTIILPILYSSSSKKFTCYSSEYGSWLGEWCYSPYMVAVAIYLLTNALDLILFLVPAIGRYIETSNFRICTILSWWTQPRLYVGRGMQESQLSILKYTLFWVLLLLSKFSFSYNFEIKPLIAPTRQIIKIGVKDYEWHELFPRVKSNAGAIIAIWTPIIMVYFMDIQIWYSVFCAIFGGFYGVLHHIGEIRTLGMLRSKFQALPAAFNHCFIPPPVKSKRSRKGLFNNRFQKVSHTEKNSLVKFVLVWNQIISRIREEDLMSNKEVDLMKIPFSPELLSGKIRWPVFLLANKVSVALCIAKDFVGKDANLLRKIKKDDYMYMSVMECYESLKNILEILVVGDLERRIISGIVDEIEESIGRSSLLEDLKMSILPFLHVKLIEMVELLVEGDEDHHVKVVKVLQDILEIVTNDMMLKGSRTLNALNTDREIEAESTELFSNVVPELFASKHSIHFPLPDSNPLNEQIKRFLMLLTIKDTALDIPSNLEARRRISFFATSLFMDIPTAPKVRNMLSFSVLTPHYLEEVTFSTKELHSSQEGVSISFYMQRIYPDEWKNFLERIGAEDSDDRSDDIKEEDLRNWASYRGQTLSRTVRGMMYYRHALKLQAFLDMAEDDDIIQGYDAIERGNDTLSVQLDALADLKFTHVISCQLFGSQKSTGHTQAQDILDLMIKYPSLRVAYVEDKEEIMTNKTQKVYSSILVKAVNGFDQEIYRIKLPGPPNIGEGKPENQNHAIIFTRGEALQAIDMNQDNYMEEAFKMRNVLQEFLGHQGAHRPTILGLREHIFTGSVSSLAWFMSYQETSFVTIGQRILANPLRVRFHYGHPDLFDRVFHLTRGGISKASKTINLSEDVFAGYNTTLRRGYVTYHEYMQVGKGRDVGLNQISKFEAKVANGNSEQTISRDIYRLGRRFDFFRMLSCYFTTTGFYFSSLISVIGIYVFLYGQLYLVLSGLEKAILLEAKIQNIQSLQTALASQSFIQLGLLTGLPMVMEIGLQKGFLTALKDFVLMQLQLAAVFFTFNLGTKSHYYGRTILHGGAKYRPTGRKFVVFHSSFTENYRLYSRSHFMKGFELLLLLVVYDLFRKSYRSSMAYVLITYAVWFLSLTWLFAPFLFNPSGFEWGKIVDDWKDWNKWIKQQGGMGIQQDKSWQSWWYDEQAHLRHSGLCSRMIEILLSLRFFLYQYGLVYHLDISGQNKNFIVYLLSWVVIIVIFLLIKGVKLGRYYLSDNHQLAFRLSKVVLFLGVVGTIMALSFVCKLSLMDLIVCCLAFLPTGWGLILIGQAVRPKIEGTALWQFTRLFAQAYDYGMGIILFAPIACLAWLPIISAFQTRFLFNEAFSRRLQIQPILAGKQRRK, encoded by the exons ATGTCATCATCTTCGGAAATTGTTGTTGCTGAGCCATTTTATGAATGTGCTAGTAGTAGTAGTAGCAGTAGCTATAATCGAGAGTATGTTAGTCGCGATACGAGGCCTTTTACGAGATCAATTACTTATGGACGTGATTACACTGCTGAGCCATTTGATAGTGAGAAGTTACCTGTCACTTTGGTTTCTGAAATTCAGAGGTTTCTTCGGGTTGCTAATTTAATCGAATTCGATAATCCCCGCGTTGCTTATATTT GTCGCTTTCATGCTTTTGAAGTTGCGCATAACTTGGATAGGAATTCTAGTGGGAGGGGAGTAAGGCAATTCAAAACTTCACTACTTCAGCGGCTCGAACAG GATGAAGAAGTTACTATCAGAAAAAGGAAGGAAAAAAGTGATATACGTGAACTTAAACGTGTTTTTCATTATTACAAAGACTACATTATTAAGCATGGCGGAGATTGTAATTTGGAACATAG ACAGAGGCTAATTAAGTATCGTGCAATTGCTTCTGTTCTTCGGGAAGTATTGGACACAGTGACGAATGCAGCTGGTTCTCAG GCCCTAGCTGATGGTGATACTGTTAGAGCAAAGTCTGATTTCTATGTGCCATATAACATTCTTCCCCTTGATCAAGGAGGTGTTCATCAAGCAATAATGCAACTCCCTGAG ATTAAATTTTCAGTAGCTGCTGTTCGCAACGTTCGGGGTTTACCTTTCATCGAAGATTTAAAAAGACGTGTAGCCCACATTGACTTGTTTGATTGGCTCCAATTTTGTTTTGGATTTCAG AAAGGAAACATTTCCAATCAGAGGGAGCATCTGATTCTACTTCTCGCGAACACCCATATTCGACAAAGTAATAAGCAAGCACATGTACCCAAG TTGGGAGATGGAGCTCTGGATGACTTGATGAAGacattctttaaaaattatacaGAGTGGTGCAAATTTTTGGAAAGAAAAAGCAATATCAG GTTGCCATATTTAAAACAAGAAGCCCAGCAGTATAAGATTTTATATATAGGACTCTATCTTCTTATTTGGGGAGAAGCTGCAAACTTAAGGTTTATGCCAGAGTGTCTGTGTTACATATTTCACCAT ATGGCATATGAACTGCATAGCATGTTGATTGACGCAGTTAGCATGACTGGCGAGAAACTCATGCCGGCTTATGGGGGAGATTCTGAGTCTTTTCTTAAAAATATAGTCTCCCCCATATACAAGGTTATTCAAGAG GAAGCAATGAAAAGCAACAATGGTACAACTGATCATTCCAAATGGAGAAATTATGATGATTTGAATGAGTATTTCTG GTCTCCTGAATGTTTCCAAATGGGTTGGCCCATGCGTCAGGACCATGATTTCTTCTGTGTCAACATAAAAGAGCCCAAGCTCAAAAAAGCTCAGGCGCCAACTGAGACTACTGAAGAAGATAACTGGGAAGGAAATGCAGACGAAGAAACGGGG GCTGCTTCCGATGAAGGGAGAAAACCAAAATGGTTGGGGAAGACAAATTTTGTTGAGGTTCGCTCATTTTTGCAGATTTTCAGAAGCTTTGACAGGATGTGGAGCTTTCTTATTCTGTCTCTCCAG GCAATGATAATGATGGCATCTAATGACATGGAATCTCCGTTACAAGTATTTGACACTCATATACTTGAAGACGTCATGAGCATCTTTATTACCTCAGCAGTCCTCAAACTCATACAAG CTGTCTTGGACATTTCCTTTACATGGAATGCTAGATGCACAATGCACTCCTCCCAACTAAAAAAGAAAGTGCTGAAGATGGTAGTGGCAATGATATGGACTATCATTCTTCCTATATTATATTCTAGCTCTAGCAAAAAATTTACATGTTATTCTTCGGAATATGGGAGTTGGCTTGGAGAATGGTGCTATTCCCCGTATATGGTTGCTGTGGCAATATATTTGCTAACAAATGCACTTGACTTGATACTGTTTCTTGTACCTGCAATTGGTAGATACATTGAAACTTCAAATTTCCGAATCTGCACAATCTTGTCTTGGTGGACTCAG CCCAGGTTATATGTTGGACGAGGAATGCAAGAAAGTCAGCTTTCCATTTTGAA GTACACTTTGTTCTGGGTGCTGTTGTTGCTAAGCAAATTTTCATTTAGCTACAATTTCGAA ATAAAGCCGCTCATAGCTCCAACAAGACAAATCATAAAAATTGGGGTAAAAGATTATGAGTGGCATGAACTTTTTCCTAGAG TTAAGAGTAATGCTGGTGCAATCATCGCAATTTGGACACCGATAATCATG GTATATTTCATGGACATACAGATATGGTATTCTGTTTTCTGTGCAATATTTGGTGGCTTTTATGGGGTTCTGCATCATATTGGAGAG ATACGAACATTAGGCATGCTGAGAAGTAAATTCCAAGCTTTGCCAGCTGCATTTAATCATTGCTTCATCCCACCACCAGTCAAGAGTAAACGTAGCAGGAAGGGATTATTTAACAATAGATTTCAGAAG GTGTCTCATACAGAAAAGAATAGTCTTGTAAAGTTTGTCCTAGTTTGGAACCAAATTATCAGTAGAATCCGAGAAGAGGACTTAATGAGCAACAA GGAGGTTGATTTAATGAAAATTCCATTCTCACCAGAGTTGCTGTCTGGAAAGATTCGCTGGCCTGTTTTTCTTCTAGCCAATAAG GTTTCAGTAGCATTGTGCATTGCAAAAGATTTTGTGGGGAAGGATGCTAATCTTCTTAGGAAGATTAAGAAAGATGATTACATGTACATGTCTGTCATGGAGTGTTACGAATCACTCAAAAACATCCTTGAAATTCTTGTAGTGGGGGATTTGGAGAGGAG GATCATTTCTGGCATAGTAGATGAGATTGAGGAAAGCATCGGAAGATCAAGCCTTCTTGAAGACCTAAAAATGAGTATACTTCCATTTCTACACGTCAAGTTAATTGAAATGGTTGAACTTCTG GTTGAGGGAGATGAAGATCACCATGTTAAAGTCGTGAAAGTTCTCCAAGATATTTTGGAAATTGTAACAAAtgatatgatgttaaaaggttcCAG AACACTGAATGCACTTAACACAGACAGAGAAATTGAGGCAGAGTCGACTGAACTTTTCAGTAATGTTGTACCAGAATTATTTGCCTCAAAGCACTCAATACATTTCCCTTTGCCAGATAGTAATCCTCTAAACGAACAG ATCAAACGCTTCCTTATGCTACTTACCATTAAAGACACAGCACTGGATATACCTTCAAATTTGGAGGCCCGGAGGCGTATTTCATTTTTTGCCACCTCTCTGTTCATGGACATACCCACTGCTCCAAAAGTGCGTAACATGTTGTCATTCAG TGTTTTGACTCCACACTACCTGGAGGAAGTTACATTTTCGACTAAAGAGCTTCATTCCAGCCAAGAGGGAGTGTCCATCAGCTTTTATATGCAGAGGATATATCCAG ATGAGTGGAAGAACTTTTTGGAACGCATCGGGGCTGAGGATTCGGACGACAGAAGTGATGATATTAAGGAGGAAGATTTGAGAAATTGGGCCTCATATAGGGGACAGACTCTAAGCAGAACTG TCAGAGGAATGATGTACTATAGGCACGCCTTAAAGTTACAAGCCTTCCTTGACATGGCAGAAGACGACG ATATTATTCAGGGTTATGATGCTATTGAAAGGGGAAATGATACACTATCAGTGCAGCTTGATGCACTAGCAGACTTAAAATTCACTCACGTCATTTCTTGTCAACTGTTTGGATCACAAAAATCTACCGGACACACCCAGGCACAAGATATACTTGACCTGATGATAAA GTATCCTTCTCTGCGCGTTGCTTATGTTGAGGATAAAGAAGAGATTATGACAAATAAGACTCAAAAGGTTTATTCATCCATCTTAGTTAAAGCTGTCAATGGTTTTGACCAG GAAATATATCGCATAAAGCTTCCAGGTCCACCAAATATTGGAGAAGGGAAACCTGAAAATCAAAATCATGCTATAATTTTTACTCGTGGTGAAGCTCTCCAAGCCATTGACATGAATCAA GATAATTATATGGAAGAGGCTTTTAAGATGAGAAATGTCCTACAAGAATTTTTAGGCCACCAAGGAGCACACCGTCCAACAATACTTGGTTTGAGGGAACACATATTCACGGGAAG TGTTTCTTCGTTAGCATGGTTCATGTCTTATCAAGAAACCAGTTTTGTCACCATTGGTCAAAGAATTCTAGCAAATCCTCTCAG GGTTAGGTTCCACTATGGGCATCCAGATTTGTTTGACAGGGTGTTTCACTTAACCAGAGGTGGCATAAGCAAAGCATCAAAGACAATTAACTTGAGTGAAGATGTATTTGCTG GGTACAATACCACATTAAGACGGGGATATGTTACATACCATGAATATATGCAAGTTGGAAAAGGTCGTGATGTAGGCCTTAATCAGATCTCGAAGTTTGAAGCCAAAGTAGCTAATGGAAACAGTGAACAGACTATTAGCCGTGACATTTATCGTCTtggacgtcgatttgatttctTTCGTATGCTTTCCTGTTACTTCACAACCACCGGGTTTTACTTTAGCAGCCTG ATATCAGTGATTGGAATCTATGTTTTCCTATATGGACAACTATACCTTGTTCTCAGTGGTTTGGAGAAGGCAATTCTTCTTGAAGCGAAAATCCAGAATATACAGTCCCTGCAAACTGCTCTAGCATCTCAATCATTTATCCAGCTTGGACTCCTAACAGGATTACCCATGGTGATGGAGATTGGACTCCAGAAAGGGTTTCTTACTGCTCTCAAGGATTTTGTACTAATGCAATTACAGCTGGCTGCTGTTTTTTTCACTTTTAACCTTGGAACAAAATCTCACTATTATGGCCGAACAATTCTTCACGGGGGTGCTAAGTACAGACCTACAGGTCGGAAGTTTGTGGTGTTCCATTCCAGTTTCACAGAGAATTATAGGTTATATTCCCGGAGTCATTTTATGAAAGGATTTGAGCTACTTCTATTATTGGTTGTTTATGACTTGTTCCGGAAATCATATCGTAGCAGCATGGCATATGTATTGATAACTTATGCTGTCTGGTTCTTGTCATTGACTTGGTTGTTTGCTCCATTCCTGTTCAATCCTTCTGGATTCGAATGGGGAAAGATAGTGGACGACTGGAAAGATTGGAACAAGTGGATCAAACAGCAGGGTGGTATGGGAATTCAACAGGATAAAAGCTGGCAGTCATGGTGGTACGATGAGCAAGCACATCTTCGTCATTCAGGGTTGTGTTCTCGGATGATTGAGATACTTCTTTCTCTTAGATTTTTCCTTTACCAGTATGGTCTGGTCTATCACCTCGACATATCTGGGCAGAACAAAAATTTTATCGTGTATCTGCTCTCGTGGGTTGTTATTATCGTGATTTTCCTGCTAATCAAG GGAGTAAAACTGGGAAGGTATTATCTCAGTGATAACCATCAGCTTGCGTTTAGGCTTTCGAAAGTGGTACTTTTCCTGGGAGTCGTAGGCACCATAATGGCTCTCTCCTTTGTTTGTAAATTATCTTTGATGGACTTAATCGTGTGCTGTTTGGCATTTTTACCAACTGGCTGGGGATTAATTCTG ATTGGGCAAGCTGTGAGGCCAAAGATAGAGGGCACTGCACTATGGCAGTTCACTAGACTATTTGCTCAAGCTTATGATTATGGAATGGGTATTATTCTTTTTGCACCCATTGCTTGCCTTGCATGGCTCCCAATCATCTCAGCTTTCCAAACTCGATTCCTTTTCAACGAAGCATTCAGCAGGAGACTACAAATTCAACCAATTCTCGCAGGAAAGCAGCGACGCAAATGA
- the LOC141713375 gene encoding putative callose synthase 8 isoform X3, translating to MKTFFKNYTEWCKFLERKSNIRLPYLKQEAQQYKILYIGLYLLIWGEAANLRFMPECLCYIFHHMAYELHSMLIDAVSMTGEKLMPAYGGDSESFLKNIVSPIYKVIQEEAMKSNNGTTDHSKWRNYDDLNEYFWSPECFQMGWPMRQDHDFFCVNIKEPKLKKAQAPTETTEEDNWEGNADEETGAASDEGRKPKWLGKTNFVEVRSFLQIFRSFDRMWSFLILSLQAMIMMASNDMESPLQVFDTHILEDVMSIFITSAVLKLIQAVLDISFTWNARCTMHSSQLKKKVLKMVVAMIWTIILPILYSSSSKKFTCYSSEYGSWLGEWCYSPYMVAVAIYLLTNALDLILFLVPAIGRYIETSNFRICTILSWWTQPRLYVGRGMQESQLSILKYTLFWVLLLLSKFSFSYNFEIKPLIAPTRQIIKIGVKDYEWHELFPRVKSNAGAIIAIWTPIIMVYFMDIQIWYSVFCAIFGGFYGVLHHIGEIRTLGMLRSKFQALPAAFNHCFIPPPVKSKRSRKGLFNNRFQKVSHTEKNSLVKFVLVWNQIISRIREEDLMSNKEVDLMKIPFSPELLSGKIRWPVFLLANKVSVALCIAKDFVGKDANLLRKIKKDDYMYMSVMECYESLKNILEILVVGDLERRIISGIVDEIEESIGRSSLLEDLKMSILPFLHVKLIEMVELLVEGDEDHHVKVVKVLQDILEIVTNDMMLKGSRTLNALNTDREIEAESTELFSNVVPELFASKHSIHFPLPDSNPLNEQIKRFLMLLTIKDTALDIPSNLEARRRISFFATSLFMDIPTAPKVRNMLSFSVLTPHYLEEVTFSTKELHSSQEGVSISFYMQRIYPDEWKNFLERIGAEDSDDRSDDIKEEDLRNWASYRGQTLSRTVRGMMYYRHALKLQAFLDMAEDDDIIQGYDAIERGNDTLSVQLDALADLKFTHVISCQLFGSQKSTGHTQAQDILDLMIKYPSLRVAYVEDKEEIMTNKTQKVYSSILVKAVNGFDQEIYRIKLPGPPNIGEGKPENQNHAIIFTRGEALQAIDMNQDNYMEEAFKMRNVLQEFLGHQGAHRPTILGLREHIFTGSVSSLAWFMSYQETSFVTIGQRILANPLRVRFHYGHPDLFDRVFHLTRGGISKASKTINLSEDVFAGYNTTLRRGYVTYHEYMQVGKGRDVGLNQISKFEAKVANGNSEQTISRDIYRLGRRFDFFRMLSCYFTTTGFYFSSLISVIGIYVFLYGQLYLVLSGLEKAILLEAKIQNIQSLQTALASQSFIQLGLLTGLPMVMEIGLQKGFLTALKDFVLMQLQLAAVFFTFNLGTKSHYYGRTILHGGAKYRPTGRKFVVFHSSFTENYRLYSRSHFMKGFELLLLLVVYDLFRKSYRSSMAYVLITYAVWFLSLTWLFAPFLFNPSGFEWGKIVDDWKDWNKWIKQQGGMGIQQDKSWQSWWYDEQAHLRHSGLCSRMIEILLSLRFFLYQYGLVYHLDISGQNKNFIVYLLSWVVIIVIFLLIKGVKLGRYYLSDNHQLAFRLSKVVLFLGVVGTIMALSFVCKLSLMDLIVCCLAFLPTGWGLILIGQAVRPKIEGTALWQFTRLFAQAYDYGMGIILFAPIACLAWLPIISAFQTRFLFNEAFSRRLQIQPILAGKQRRK from the exons ATGAAGacattctttaaaaattatacaGAGTGGTGCAAATTTTTGGAAAGAAAAAGCAATATCAG GTTGCCATATTTAAAACAAGAAGCCCAGCAGTATAAGATTTTATATATAGGACTCTATCTTCTTATTTGGGGAGAAGCTGCAAACTTAAGGTTTATGCCAGAGTGTCTGTGTTACATATTTCACCAT ATGGCATATGAACTGCATAGCATGTTGATTGACGCAGTTAGCATGACTGGCGAGAAACTCATGCCGGCTTATGGGGGAGATTCTGAGTCTTTTCTTAAAAATATAGTCTCCCCCATATACAAGGTTATTCAAGAG GAAGCAATGAAAAGCAACAATGGTACAACTGATCATTCCAAATGGAGAAATTATGATGATTTGAATGAGTATTTCTG GTCTCCTGAATGTTTCCAAATGGGTTGGCCCATGCGTCAGGACCATGATTTCTTCTGTGTCAACATAAAAGAGCCCAAGCTCAAAAAAGCTCAGGCGCCAACTGAGACTACTGAAGAAGATAACTGGGAAGGAAATGCAGACGAAGAAACGGGG GCTGCTTCCGATGAAGGGAGAAAACCAAAATGGTTGGGGAAGACAAATTTTGTTGAGGTTCGCTCATTTTTGCAGATTTTCAGAAGCTTTGACAGGATGTGGAGCTTTCTTATTCTGTCTCTCCAG GCAATGATAATGATGGCATCTAATGACATGGAATCTCCGTTACAAGTATTTGACACTCATATACTTGAAGACGTCATGAGCATCTTTATTACCTCAGCAGTCCTCAAACTCATACAAG CTGTCTTGGACATTTCCTTTACATGGAATGCTAGATGCACAATGCACTCCTCCCAACTAAAAAAGAAAGTGCTGAAGATGGTAGTGGCAATGATATGGACTATCATTCTTCCTATATTATATTCTAGCTCTAGCAAAAAATTTACATGTTATTCTTCGGAATATGGGAGTTGGCTTGGAGAATGGTGCTATTCCCCGTATATGGTTGCTGTGGCAATATATTTGCTAACAAATGCACTTGACTTGATACTGTTTCTTGTACCTGCAATTGGTAGATACATTGAAACTTCAAATTTCCGAATCTGCACAATCTTGTCTTGGTGGACTCAG CCCAGGTTATATGTTGGACGAGGAATGCAAGAAAGTCAGCTTTCCATTTTGAA GTACACTTTGTTCTGGGTGCTGTTGTTGCTAAGCAAATTTTCATTTAGCTACAATTTCGAA ATAAAGCCGCTCATAGCTCCAACAAGACAAATCATAAAAATTGGGGTAAAAGATTATGAGTGGCATGAACTTTTTCCTAGAG TTAAGAGTAATGCTGGTGCAATCATCGCAATTTGGACACCGATAATCATG GTATATTTCATGGACATACAGATATGGTATTCTGTTTTCTGTGCAATATTTGGTGGCTTTTATGGGGTTCTGCATCATATTGGAGAG ATACGAACATTAGGCATGCTGAGAAGTAAATTCCAAGCTTTGCCAGCTGCATTTAATCATTGCTTCATCCCACCACCAGTCAAGAGTAAACGTAGCAGGAAGGGATTATTTAACAATAGATTTCAGAAG GTGTCTCATACAGAAAAGAATAGTCTTGTAAAGTTTGTCCTAGTTTGGAACCAAATTATCAGTAGAATCCGAGAAGAGGACTTAATGAGCAACAA GGAGGTTGATTTAATGAAAATTCCATTCTCACCAGAGTTGCTGTCTGGAAAGATTCGCTGGCCTGTTTTTCTTCTAGCCAATAAG GTTTCAGTAGCATTGTGCATTGCAAAAGATTTTGTGGGGAAGGATGCTAATCTTCTTAGGAAGATTAAGAAAGATGATTACATGTACATGTCTGTCATGGAGTGTTACGAATCACTCAAAAACATCCTTGAAATTCTTGTAGTGGGGGATTTGGAGAGGAG GATCATTTCTGGCATAGTAGATGAGATTGAGGAAAGCATCGGAAGATCAAGCCTTCTTGAAGACCTAAAAATGAGTATACTTCCATTTCTACACGTCAAGTTAATTGAAATGGTTGAACTTCTG GTTGAGGGAGATGAAGATCACCATGTTAAAGTCGTGAAAGTTCTCCAAGATATTTTGGAAATTGTAACAAAtgatatgatgttaaaaggttcCAG AACACTGAATGCACTTAACACAGACAGAGAAATTGAGGCAGAGTCGACTGAACTTTTCAGTAATGTTGTACCAGAATTATTTGCCTCAAAGCACTCAATACATTTCCCTTTGCCAGATAGTAATCCTCTAAACGAACAG ATCAAACGCTTCCTTATGCTACTTACCATTAAAGACACAGCACTGGATATACCTTCAAATTTGGAGGCCCGGAGGCGTATTTCATTTTTTGCCACCTCTCTGTTCATGGACATACCCACTGCTCCAAAAGTGCGTAACATGTTGTCATTCAG TGTTTTGACTCCACACTACCTGGAGGAAGTTACATTTTCGACTAAAGAGCTTCATTCCAGCCAAGAGGGAGTGTCCATCAGCTTTTATATGCAGAGGATATATCCAG ATGAGTGGAAGAACTTTTTGGAACGCATCGGGGCTGAGGATTCGGACGACAGAAGTGATGATATTAAGGAGGAAGATTTGAGAAATTGGGCCTCATATAGGGGACAGACTCTAAGCAGAACTG TCAGAGGAATGATGTACTATAGGCACGCCTTAAAGTTACAAGCCTTCCTTGACATGGCAGAAGACGACG ATATTATTCAGGGTTATGATGCTATTGAAAGGGGAAATGATACACTATCAGTGCAGCTTGATGCACTAGCAGACTTAAAATTCACTCACGTCATTTCTTGTCAACTGTTTGGATCACAAAAATCTACCGGACACACCCAGGCACAAGATATACTTGACCTGATGATAAA GTATCCTTCTCTGCGCGTTGCTTATGTTGAGGATAAAGAAGAGATTATGACAAATAAGACTCAAAAGGTTTATTCATCCATCTTAGTTAAAGCTGTCAATGGTTTTGACCAG GAAATATATCGCATAAAGCTTCCAGGTCCACCAAATATTGGAGAAGGGAAACCTGAAAATCAAAATCATGCTATAATTTTTACTCGTGGTGAAGCTCTCCAAGCCATTGACATGAATCAA GATAATTATATGGAAGAGGCTTTTAAGATGAGAAATGTCCTACAAGAATTTTTAGGCCACCAAGGAGCACACCGTCCAACAATACTTGGTTTGAGGGAACACATATTCACGGGAAG TGTTTCTTCGTTAGCATGGTTCATGTCTTATCAAGAAACCAGTTTTGTCACCATTGGTCAAAGAATTCTAGCAAATCCTCTCAG GGTTAGGTTCCACTATGGGCATCCAGATTTGTTTGACAGGGTGTTTCACTTAACCAGAGGTGGCATAAGCAAAGCATCAAAGACAATTAACTTGAGTGAAGATGTATTTGCTG GGTACAATACCACATTAAGACGGGGATATGTTACATACCATGAATATATGCAAGTTGGAAAAGGTCGTGATGTAGGCCTTAATCAGATCTCGAAGTTTGAAGCCAAAGTAGCTAATGGAAACAGTGAACAGACTATTAGCCGTGACATTTATCGTCTtggacgtcgatttgatttctTTCGTATGCTTTCCTGTTACTTCACAACCACCGGGTTTTACTTTAGCAGCCTG ATATCAGTGATTGGAATCTATGTTTTCCTATATGGACAACTATACCTTGTTCTCAGTGGTTTGGAGAAGGCAATTCTTCTTGAAGCGAAAATCCAGAATATACAGTCCCTGCAAACTGCTCTAGCATCTCAATCATTTATCCAGCTTGGACTCCTAACAGGATTACCCATGGTGATGGAGATTGGACTCCAGAAAGGGTTTCTTACTGCTCTCAAGGATTTTGTACTAATGCAATTACAGCTGGCTGCTGTTTTTTTCACTTTTAACCTTGGAACAAAATCTCACTATTATGGCCGAACAATTCTTCACGGGGGTGCTAAGTACAGACCTACAGGTCGGAAGTTTGTGGTGTTCCATTCCAGTTTCACAGAGAATTATAGGTTATATTCCCGGAGTCATTTTATGAAAGGATTTGAGCTACTTCTATTATTGGTTGTTTATGACTTGTTCCGGAAATCATATCGTAGCAGCATGGCATATGTATTGATAACTTATGCTGTCTGGTTCTTGTCATTGACTTGGTTGTTTGCTCCATTCCTGTTCAATCCTTCTGGATTCGAATGGGGAAAGATAGTGGACGACTGGAAAGATTGGAACAAGTGGATCAAACAGCAGGGTGGTATGGGAATTCAACAGGATAAAAGCTGGCAGTCATGGTGGTACGATGAGCAAGCACATCTTCGTCATTCAGGGTTGTGTTCTCGGATGATTGAGATACTTCTTTCTCTTAGATTTTTCCTTTACCAGTATGGTCTGGTCTATCACCTCGACATATCTGGGCAGAACAAAAATTTTATCGTGTATCTGCTCTCGTGGGTTGTTATTATCGTGATTTTCCTGCTAATCAAG GGAGTAAAACTGGGAAGGTATTATCTCAGTGATAACCATCAGCTTGCGTTTAGGCTTTCGAAAGTGGTACTTTTCCTGGGAGTCGTAGGCACCATAATGGCTCTCTCCTTTGTTTGTAAATTATCTTTGATGGACTTAATCGTGTGCTGTTTGGCATTTTTACCAACTGGCTGGGGATTAATTCTG ATTGGGCAAGCTGTGAGGCCAAAGATAGAGGGCACTGCACTATGGCAGTTCACTAGACTATTTGCTCAAGCTTATGATTATGGAATGGGTATTATTCTTTTTGCACCCATTGCTTGCCTTGCATGGCTCCCAATCATCTCAGCTTTCCAAACTCGATTCCTTTTCAACGAAGCATTCAGCAGGAGACTACAAATTCAACCAATTCTCGCAGGAAAGCAGCGACGCAAATGA